From a region of the Babesia bovis T2Bo chromosome 1, whole genome shotgun sequence genome:
- a CDS encoding pentatricopeptide repeat domain containing protein, giving the protein MSFKSLRNLNRVTILQCVSQCVEYKPIRRQHLVTASGNAEHSQKVIVDNIFSGIDVCKKSYKLKEERLKSLGRRTTRKALQDGQWRLDDPQKNAYECFPDGGNNTAQSRDLSSQIPLVDEEVQPKCRPNIDDLEVGPISQMKTCTLQTDTLDTTEDTNPDVQHLSKNNLVDGYKTEVHRNNQSLELAYHDEPTSELLSSKGTRSLSRADDAQMAISKCVSSGNLLGAIKVLSEMKSLGLVTTHDTYNEILSACQDGDKAGIARYLYLCLIADGLIPNSRTYHLLIQSHVAAGDISSAFTLYRKMEKEGIEANLDTFTVLINGLVSKGYCENAWRLYNYIRTWRLKEPDEPLFTTMIKACGASKEAEKAMSIYDEMQKSKITPSIHTYEALIHCLSRRKDFAPQCFSLYNRIKSNEMAPTYNTFLHVLHACEISGNSRKVKDIVRDVEALGMAMDERMVLAVAKALISDVGNTDDTSLNKVVRIRQVWNLIHSLIPIKSVPTSSMMNSIMELYEKAGYYDYVMDVLKYFKTLGVIPDSTTFSILLRVFAERMQDPGRFFALWNSVRGSITPNNRMLNMALGMALLSNSSKRTLEVLEQMYTAKVYPSPDLMRKLYAKGKNVTQIHLMINKMVALNKAQVFEKKEKESRILQTFVKEHRLRSTRHNTLVT; this is encoded by the exons ATGTCTTTTAAATCATTAAGGAATCTGAATCGAGTCACTATATTACAATGTGTAAGCCAATGTGTTGAATATAAGCCGATTAGGCGACAACATCTGGTTACTGCAAGCGGAAATGCAGAGCATTCTCAGAAAGTAATTGTAGATAACATATTTAGTGGGATTGATGTTTGCAAGAAGTCGTACAAACTGAAGGAAGAGAGACTAAAGTCTCTTGGTCGTAGAACCACTCGAAAAGCATTACAAGATGGACAATGGCGTTTAGATGACCCCCAAAAGAAC GCATATGAATGCTTTCCTGATGGTGGAAACAATACGGCTCAAAGCCGCGACCTATCATCCCAAATACCACTTGTGGACGAAGAAGTGCAGCCTAAATGCAGACCAAATATTGATGATTTGGAAGTTGGgccaatatcgcaaatgaAAACATGTACATTACAAACGGATACACTCGATACCACTGAGGATACAAATCCGGATGTTCAACATTTATCAAAAAACAACCTAGTGGATGGTTATAAAACAGAAGTTCATCGTAATAATCAAAGCCTCGAAT TAGCTTACCATGATGAGCCTACTTCGGAATTACTCTCTTCAAAAGGAACGAGAAGCCTAAGTCGCGCTGACGACGCCCAAATGGCTATATCTAAATGTGTATCGTCAGGGAATTTATTAGGGGCAATTAAGGTATTGTCTGAAATGAAGTCTTTGGGTCTAGTCACCACGCATGATACCTACAACGAAATATTATCAGCTTGTCAAGACGGCGATAAAGCGGGAATTGCTAGGTACTTATATTTATGCTTAATTGCAGATGGCTTAATCCCAAACTCCAGGACCTACCATCTTTTGATACAGTCCCATGTAGCAGCCGGTGACATATCAAGCGCCTTCACTCTGTACAGGAAAATGGAAAAGGAAGGTATCGAAGCCAATTTAGACACCTTTACCGTATTGATTAATGGATTGGTTTCTAAGGGCTATTGTGAGAATGCATGGAGGTTATACAACTACATTCGTACATGGCGATTAAAGGAACCAGATGAACCTCTATTCACCACCATGATCAAAGCTTGTGGAGCATCTAAAGAAGCTGAAAAGGCAATGTCAATCTATGACGAAATGCAAAAATCGAAAATTACGCCTTCCATACATACATATGAAGCCCTGATACATTGCCTATCACGCAGAAAAGACTTCGCTCCACAGTGCTTCAGCTTGTACAATCGCATCAAATCCAATGAAATGGCACCGACTTACAACACTTTCTTGCATGTGCTACAT GCATGTGAAATATCGGGAAATTCAAGGAAGGTGAAGGATATTGTGCGTGATGTTGAAGCATTGGGGATGGCCATGGATGAAAGGATGGTCCTCGCTGTGGCCAAAGCTTTAATCAGTGATGTGGGAAACACTGACGATACTTCTTTAAACAAAGTTGTTCGTATAAGACAGGTTTGGAACTTAATACACTCTCTGATACCCATCAAAAGCGTACCGACTTCCAGCATGATGAACAGTATCATGGAATTGTATGAAAAGGCAGGATACTACGACTACGTCATGGATGTATTGAAATACTTCAAGACCCTGGGAGTTATCCCAGATTCAACCACCTTCTCCATACTGCTGAG GGTCTTTGCGGAGCGGATGCAAGACCCCGGTAGATTTTTTGCACTATGGAACAGCGTCAGAGGCAGCATAACTCCGAACAACCGTATGTTAAATATGGCATTGGGCATGGCACTGCTCTCCAATTCCTCCAAAAGGACGTTGGAAGTCCTTGAACAAATGTACACGGCCAAGGTTTACCCTTCCCCTGATCTTATGCGCAAGCTTTACGCAAAGGGCAAAAACGTTACTCAGATTCACTTGATGATAAATAAGATGGTGGCGCTGAACAAAGCTCAGGTGTTCGAAAAGAAGGAGAAGGAATCGCGCATTCTTCAAACATTTGTTAAAGAGCACCGCCTACGTTCCACCAGGCACAACACACTGGTCACCTGA
- a CDS encoding Aminomethyltransferase folate-binding domain family protein, whose product MNMICGRLRNRGLLTLSGKDSLSFLQGLTSTDVSSLTKNIKKIFPTLFLGSDGRILSDGLLSRDGERILLETASGNIPTLSNLIARRKVSAKVDYSIEKNYSVNAYIPKELLHLIRNGPQGDTVSNTSLQPPDYECDMPILARKYIAYDATNQYRDITEPYRLYLTLNGFALPLPKEVKTLKLLPQDMFLHRMGLVAQNKGCYVGQEIMNRVMIGTLTHKYHMNFVIRRDHFENCRIAQKIPSFLETTKLYRILAEKYGAHDAHSIMCQILNEVTEETPNEEVQSKHPVVIYYTNGLGLVLIPRRGSEGNAVLINGQDHKAFPL is encoded by the coding sequence atgaatatgataTGTGGACGCCTAAGGAATAGGGGATTGCTGACACTCTCCGGGAAAGATTCTTTGTCGTTTCTCCAGGGACTCACATCCACTGATGTTTCATCGCTAACCAAGAACATTAAGAAGATATTTCCCACACTTTTCCTCGGCTCTGATGGAAGAATATTATCAGATGGTTTACTTTCTAGAGATGGAGAACGTATTTTATTAGAAACAGCGTCTGGAAATATACCGACACTTTCAAATCTTATCGCACGACGTAAAGTCTCAGCCAAGGTTGATTATAGTATTGAAAAAAACTACTCAGTCAATGCATATATCCCAAAGGAGCTCTTACACTTGATTCGTAATGGGCCACAGGGGGATACAGTTTCAAATACGTCCTTGCAACCTCCCGATTATGAATGCGATATGCCAATATTGGCAAGGAAATATATCGCTTATGATGCGACAAATCAGTACCGGGATATAACAGAACCGTACAGATTATATTTGACTTTAAATGGTTTCGCATTACCGTTGCCGAAAGAGGTAAAAACACTGAAATTGTTACCACAGGACATGTTCCTGCATAGAATGGGCCTAGTTGCTCAAAACAAAGGCTGTTACGTTGGACAAGAGATTATGAATCGTGTGATGATTGGAACATTGACACATAAATACCACATGAATTTCGTCATACGAAGAGACCATTTTGAGAATTGTAGAATCGCACAAAAGATACCCAGTTTCTTGGAAACAACAAAGTTGTATCGCATTCTTGCAGAGAAATACGGTGCACATGATGCCCACAGCATCATGTGTCAGATACTAAATGAAGTAACAGAAGAAACCCCAAATGAAGAAGTACAATCTAAGCACCCAGTTGTTATATACTACACAAATGGATTGGGGTTGGTTCTGATTCCCAGAAGGGGATCAGAGGGAAATGCGGTGTTGATAAATGGCCAAGACCACAAAGCTTTCCCCCTATAA
- a CDS encoding putative integral membrane protein, translating to MSHHEKQKRSFSKEQVKGAMMVAGGYMLFSAAVWSVFTNPRRHEWVDVLMDYCHHRRSQYSGVWARIARRH from the exons ATGTCACATCACGAAAAACAAAAGAGATCCTTTTCTAAGGAACAGGtaaaag GGGCTATGATGGTAGCTGGAGGCTATATGCTCTTTTCGGCTGCTGTATGGTCCGTGTTTACCAATCCAAGAAGACATGAATG GGTAGATGTTCTTATGGACTACTGCCATCACAGGAGATCCCAGTACAGCGGTGTATGGGCGAGAATAGCCAGAAGGCATTAA
- a CDS encoding putative chaperone clpB: MYNIKNLVFYHLNTYNVRRFSVWRQLSPVCDLSTEVSAVLNHASELAKRSGSGSIESEFIVKSLLDSCSSYRKWLRTIRLSPGPIATELDDFIKRRRYTNGEERVGRSSQSAILYAQSLALSRSKPVGILELSEALLKYDDFLRGIHQRSDAGKPKVDQNAVEECLYNLTEAAKNGSGNVFVGRENELERLKGSLNRMRKNNVLLIGEPGVGKTALVERLAVDMLLEDPNITVYSLDLCRLYSGQGTRGELEAKLKSIFDTVKNGKSILFIDEIHHLIQNQENGVNVTNLLKPIMTSTLVKIIGSTTAKEYHQYFRRDRAFERRFEILRLHENSADETLAILHGSRPSLEDYHGVKITDDALVASVELSTRFIPNRYLPDKAIDLLDEAAMLSKRKRSCSNDLFELLRHKTGIISALLRGKSGNDQLNRVLSEIESMESRYKSLHGKLRDVQQQQQNHEKNGNLTKASELKNHKIPEIIRLIVQLQSDIKMVINKTIEDSKDMLPVDMLNDGNTGVSPASDPDVFSGVYVDRIDIASALSQSTGIPVSVVLRSQMGHYEQAVQQLSNIVLGQNEAVYKTLLHIYMYSSSIASGRKIGAALYYVGPPGVGKRLLLNHVSRMFGMALKYICGSNLVSSNATNILVGSPPGYIGHREGGMLCEWIKDHPYGIVAFEDAHLLHVNVVNLLIGAIDNGFLVDNQGDQCNLRQCFFVFVSNDHEQLSPLIKQNADDVISFEPLSKESVERIICKELASIDVVKLRASKAALEHLYHLAIGTKSIPNLIYRTLGSSIANLVVSGRVPIGASGELIMKSEVNLHCNHSIHICDDMVLVRDV, encoded by the coding sequence ATGTATAACATCAAGAATCTTGTATTTTATCATTTAAACACATATAATGTTAGAAGGTTCAGTGTATGGCGACAATTGTCACCAGTGTGTGACCTGTCTACCGAAGTCTCCGCGGTGTTGAATCACGCGAGCGAGCTTGCAAAACGATCAGGATCAGGGTCTATAGAGAGTGAATTTATAGTGAAGTCACTGCTTGACAGTTGTTCTTCCTATCGAAAATGGCTTCGTACTATTCGTTTGTCACCGGGGCCCATTGCCACTGAATTAGATGATTTCATAAAAAGACGACGTTACACTAATGGAGAAGAGCGGGTGGGACGAAGCAGCCAATCTGCTATTCTATATGCTCAATCATTAGCTCTGTCACGAAGTAAACCAGTAGGGATCCTTGAACTTTCGGAAGCACTGTTAAAGTACGATGACTTCTTGCGTGGAATCCACCAACGCAGTGATGCCGGAAAACCAAAGGTGGATCAAAATGCTGTTGAAGAATGTCTGTACAATCTGACAGAAGCAGCGAAAAATGGCAGTGGTAACGTTTTTGTTGGCCGTGAGAATGAGCTAGAACGTCTTAAGGGTAGTCTCAATCGCATGAGGAAGAATAATGTCTTATTAATCGGTGAGCCCGGTGTGGGCAAAACAGCTTTAGTGGAGCGTTTGGCCGTCGATATGCTACTTGAGGATCCCAATATCACCGTATATAGCCTCGACCTCTGTAGGTTGTACTCTGGCCAGGGAACACGTGGTGAATTGGAGGCTAAATTGAAATCAATATTCGATACAGTGAAAAACGGAAAAAGCATATTATTTATTGATGAAATACACCATCTGATTCAAAATCAAGAGAATGGAGTGAATGTGACTAATCTTCTTAAGCCCATTATGACTTCGACTCTTGTAAAAATCATAGGATCGACCACCGCAAAGGAGTACCATCAATATTTTAGGCGTGACCGTGCATTTGAGCGGCGTTTTGAAATTCTACGTTTACATGAGAACAGTGCAGATGAAACTCTAGCTATTTTGCATGGATCAAGGCCATCATTGGAAGATTACCATGGAGTCAAAATTACTGACGACGCATTGGTGGCATCAGTGGAATTATCTACGAGGTTTATACCGAATCGTTATTTGCCAGACAAAGCAATAGATTTGCTAGATGAGGCTGCCATGTTATCTAAGCGCAAGCGTTCATGCTCCAATGATTTATTTGAATTGCTACGACATAAAACCGGGATAATATCAGCGCTATTGCGTGGTAAATCTGGAAATGATCAACTAAATCGAGTGCTATCAGAAATAGAAAGCATGGAATCACGATACAAATCACTGCACGGCAAGTTACGGGATGTGCAGCAACAGCAGCAAAACCATGAAAAGAATGGTAATCTCACGAAGGCATCCGAGCTAAAGAACCATAAAATTCCTGAAATCATTAGATTAATTGTCCAATTGCAAAGTGATATTAAAATGGTAATAAACAAAACCATTGAGGATTCTAAAGACATGTTACCAGTggatatgttgaatgatGGCAACACTGGCGTGTCTCCAGCGTCTGACCCGGATGTATTCAGTGGAGTCTATGTAGACAGGATAGATATCGCATCTGCTCTAAGTCAAAGTACAGGTATACCTGTATCTGTTGTGTTGCGATCGCAAATGGGCCATTATGAACAGGCAGTTCAACAATTGTCCAACATAGTGTTAGGGCAAAACGAGGCTGTGTATAAAACACTACTCCACATATACATGTATAGCAGTTCTATTGCTTCGGGAAGAAAGATCGGGGCTGCATTGTATTATGTAGGCCCACCTGGAGTAGGTAAGCGATTGCTCCTTAACCACGTTTCGCGTATGTTTGGCATGGCTCTGAAGTACATTTGCGGCAGTAACCTAGTGTCATCGAATGCAACCAATATACTAGTTGGGTCCCCTCCTGGATATATTGGACATAGGGAAGGTGGCATGCTTTGTGAATGGATTAAAGATCACCCTTATGGCATAGTGGCATTCGAAGATGCCCATTTACTCCATGTCAATGTAGTCAATCTGTTAATAGGGGCTATTGACAACGGATTTTTAGTGGACAATCAAGGAGATCAATGCAATTTGCGCCAATGCTTTTTCGTTTTTGTCAGTAATGACCATGAGCAACTATCTCCACTTATCAAGCAAAATGCTGATGATGTAATATCATTCGAACCGTTGTCCAAAGAGAGCGTAGAAAGGATCATATGTAAAGAATTGGCCAGCATCGATGTAGTTAAACTGAGAGCGTCGAAAGCGGCGCTTGAACACTTATATCACTTGGCCATAGGCACCAAATCCATACCAAACCTAATATACCGTACATTGGGGAGCAGCATAGCCAATTTAGTGGTAAGTGGCAGAGTGCCAATAGGAGCGTCAGGTGAACTGATCATGAAAAGCGAAGTTAATTTGCATTGCAACCACTCAATACACATATGTGACGATATGGTGTTGGTTCGCGATGTATAA
- a CDS encoding Snare region anchored in the vesicle membrane C-terminus family protein — protein MAVYQCEDELDRLLLQLRTSLHRFESLNEQQQNDRFSEALLLFERAKVAEINYQHEIEGLKVQTKQTHLSRLREKQEKLNELKENLEQLRTIVEKNEMSNFEKIKTSGNLTNTEKLIAWGDDIQDKTQGAINRIRNLTITSEKIGVEVTQDLERQTENLNRVGKTINAVDENLEHANATLKQIAKGVLRERFVQILIVLIILMTICTILLFMYAGKKG, from the exons ATGGCAGTTTATCAATGTGAAGATGAGTTAGACAGGCTGTTGTTACAGCTTCGTACTTCGTTGCACAGATTCGAGTCGCTTAATGAACAACAACAAAACGACCGCTTTAGTGAAGCTTTGCTTCTTTTTGAAAGGGCAAAGGTAGCAGAAATCAATTACCAGCATGAAATAGAGGGGCTGAAAGTGCAAACAAAACAAACGCACTTGTCTCGTTTGCGTGAGAAACAAGAAAAGTTAAATGAACTTAAGGAAAATCTTGAACAGCTGCGTACAATAGTAGAGAAGAATGAAATGAGCAATtttgaaaaaatcaaaACTTCAGGTAATCTTACAAACACAGAGAAACTTATCGCATGGGGAGATGATATCCAGGATAAAACACAA GGTGCTATAAACCGAATCCGAAACCTCACTATAACGTCTGAAAAGATTGGAGTAGAAGTAACTCAAGATTTAGAACGACAAACTGAGAATCTAAACCGCGTTGGCAAGACGATCAACGCTGTTGATGAGAATTTGGAGCACGCAAATGCCACATTAAAGCAAATCGCAAAAGGTGTCCTTCGCGAACGGTTTGTGCAGATACTGATTGTTCTTATTATACTAATGACGATATGCACCATTCTTTTGTTCATGTATGCTGGGAAAAAAGGATGA
- a CDS encoding S-adenosyl-L-homocysteine hydrolase family protein, whose translation MSDLWNNLTPRTEGVCKDITQSEFGKILLKLRMEESPGLNSLLEVEEASKPLKGVRVSGVLHLTGEVGCLIRTLNRLGATVRWASSNPFSAHDGICAALKAFHHDETTIFAWKGETVEEYWWCVYQSLRWPNADGPQLIVDDGCSAYTMIKYGLDLERRHAKDGSLLNPKDFDENDRDIQCLVTFLNTLVTKEGYFWEKLANQVVGLSEETTSGVTHFRKFWRAEGLLFPVMSTNDCVTKQKYDNIYGCRHSGIHGFFNGGDGFLIGGKTVVVIGYGNVGKGVAQGFRGQGAKVKITEIDPICALQAAMEGFDVVLLEDVLETADIFISCTGGIDNITVEHMKRMKNNAILGNIGQGDQEIQMAELHKVPGLEITNIKPGSDYFKFPDTGKGVIILAFGRLYNLGCANGHPAFVMSASFTDQALCLLELWKNRDNDTYGKCINKLPKTLDETVARYHLKALNVKLTVPTAKQCAYLGIKPEGPFKEDGYHY comes from the exons ATGAGTGACTTGTGGAACAATCTTACCCCTCGCACTGAGGGAGTGTGCAAGGACATAACCCAGAGTGAATTCGGAAAGATATTGCTTAAGCTTCGTATGGAAGAATCCCCCGGTTTGAACTCATTGCTGGAAGTTGAAGAAGCTTCTAAACCTTTGAAGGGTGTGCGTGTATCTGGTGTGCTACATCTTACTGGTGAAGTTGGCTGTCTCATCAGGACTTTGAACAGACTTGGAGCTACCGTTAGGTGGGCTTCGTCTAACCCATTCTCTGCCCATGATGGTATTTGTGCCGCATTGAAAGCCTTCCATCACGATGAGACAACTATTTTCGCATGGAAGG GTGAAACTGTGGAAGAATACTGGTGGTGTGTGTACCAGTCTCTTAGATGGCCAAATGCTGATGGTCCCCAACTCATCGTTGATGATGGTTGCAGTGCTTACACCATGATCAAGTACGGTTTGGACTTGGAAAGAAGGCATGCTAAGGACGGTAGCTTGTTGAACCCTAAGGACTTTGATGAAAACGACCGTGACATCCAATGTCTTGTAACGTTCCTCAACACATTGGTTACAAAGGAAGGTTACTTCTGGGAGAAATTGGCAAACCAGGTAGTGGGTCTCTCCGAGGAAACCACTAGTGGTGTCACTCATTTCCGCAAGTTCTGGAGAGCTGAGGGACTCTTATTCCCCGTCATGAGTACCAATGACTGTGTCACCAAACAGAAGTATGACAACATCTACGGATGCCGCCACTCTGGAATCCACGGATTTTTCAATGGTGGTGATGGTTTCCTGATTGGTGGTAAGACCGTAGTTGTTATAGGTTACGGTAATGTCGGTAAGGGTGTTGCCCAGGGATTCAGAGGCCAAGGTGCTAAAGTCAAAATTACCGAAATCGATCCCATCTGTGCCCTTCAGGCTGCTATGGAAGGCTTCGATGTCGTTCTTTTGGAAGATGTTCTTGAGACCGCTGACATCTTCATATCATGCACTGGTGGTATCGACAACATTACCGTAGAACACATGAAACGCATGAAGAACAACGCTATTTTGGGTAACATCGGTCAGGGTGACCAAGAAATCCAAATGGCCGAGCTTCACAAAGTACCTGGACTCGAAATCACTAACATCAAACCCGGCTCAGACTACTTCAAGTTCCCTGACACAGGCAAGGGAGTTATTATTCTAGCTTTCGGTAGGCTCTACAACCTTGGATGTGCCAATGGTCATCCGGCCTTTGTCATGTCTGCCTCTTTCACAGACCAGGCTCTATGCCTCTTGGAGTTGTGGAAGAACAGGGACAACGACACCTACGGAAAGTGCATTAACAAATTGCCCAAGACTCTGGACGAGACTGTTGCAAGGTACCACCTCAAGGCGCTTAACGTCAAGCTCACTGTACCCACTGCTAAGCAATGTGCATACCTTGGTATCAAACCAGAAGGTCCCTTCAAGGAAGATGGTTACCATTACTAA
- a CDS encoding GWT1 phosphatidylinositol glycan class W domain containing protein, producing MSPLERYGVNVCPVNLLRPTILPSVPTSSHNAIVDVYNHALAQKDQGFYATLMEVYSLNVNTTPKVLDYTSLLSFYNKYAGIIKHTLLSLWYMNAHGCVLRTTNTLYRSLQDSLHGIDGGWESTRTALLFTLVLSLTGIISCYRASDSSAMQCIYSMCILLIYNTVFVLIQDGFNALIVSIVHLSTLILITRRKQTPSDFVCFGSLVVRFRGLFMLATIIAILAYDNLHFNRHCSKTFFNGFSAMDIGCGFMIVHSGSMRALSKNNIPRDITKILRRNFPLILLGILRLVSTRAVNYNVPVEEYGVHWNFFLALAVAKICELITSQFIHKCAASEIILSIVPPNFVALVPVMIGTFYEIALWYFNLATVLPMIKRVGIFSANKEGIVAIPNSVTLFLFGYSVTQSCKFIYEKRGQAYTLLRLSVTWLCCGLGSYMLYLIGLPSSRTLGNARFVLNTGCVFTWGLFTVLLAEIIFGNRIDSTVLDCIGRHSFVFFLLANFITGTINLWAQPLLLPIVFMYPLLVIYGIICCVAVLVIDRHGLKLL from the exons ATGTCGCCTCTAGAGCGTTACGGGGTCAATGTCTGCCCCGTTAACCTACTGAGGCCGACGATTCTACCTTCGGTGCCAACTAGCTCCCACAATGCCATTGTAGATGTTTACAACCATGCATTAGCTCAAAAGGATCAGGGATTCTACGCCACTCTTATGGAGGTGTATTCATTGAACGTGAATACAACTCCTAAGGTCTTAGATTACACTAGTTTATTATCGTTTTACAATAAATATGCTGGCATCATTAAACATACATTGTTGTCTCTGTGGTATATGAATGCCCATGGCTGCGTTCTGAGAACCACTAATACTCTGTATCGTTCGTTGCAGGATTCTCTGCACGGCATAGATGGAGGATGGGAGTCTACTCGTACCGCTTTGTTGTTTACTCTGGTATTGAGT CTAACCGGCATTATTAGTTGCTACCGTGCATCGGATTCCTCAGCAATGCAATGCATATACAGCATGTGCATTCTTTTAATATACAATACAGTTTTTGTTCTTATCCAAGATGGTTTCAACGCTTTAATAGTCTCCATAGTGCACCT GTCCACATTGATCCTAATAACCAGACGAAAACAGACACCATCAGATTTTGTTTG TTTCGGATCGTTGGTCGTTAGATTTAGGGGGCTATTTATGTTGGCTACTATAATAG CAATACTGGCATATGACAACCTGCACTTTAATCGCCACTGTTCAAAAACATTTTTTAATGGATTCTCTGCT ATGGATATTGGATGTGGATTCATGATAGTCCATTCAGGATCTATGCGTGCCTTAAGTAAAA ACAATATTCCTCGTGATATAACTAAAATCCTACGGCGTAATTTCCCTCTTATTCTACTTGGTATCCTAAGGCTTGTTTCTACTAGGGCAGTGAATTACAATGTCCCAGTGGAAGAATATGGTGTTCATTGGAATTTCTTTCTTGCCCTAGCTGTGGCAAAGATATGTGAGCTTATTACGTCGCAGTTTATTCACAAATGTGCAGCATCGGAGATCATTCTTTCCATTGTGCCCCCTAATTTTGTTGCATTAGTACCAGTGATGATTGGAACGTTTTACGAGATTGCCTTATGGTACTTTAATTTGGCTACCGTTCTACCAATGATCAAACGTGTTGGAATATTCAGTGCTAACAAGGAGGGTATTGTAGCCATTCCAAACAGTGTGACTTTGTTTTTGTTTGGCTACAGTGTGACCCAGTCTTGCAAATTTATATACGAAAAACGAGGACAAGCATATACTTTACTGCGCCTAAGCGT AACATGGTTGTGCTGTGGGTTGGGATCGTATATGCTGTACCTTATCGGACTGCCTAGTTCTAGGACTCTG GGTAATGCCAGGTTCGTTCTAAACACTGGATGCGTATTCACTTGGGGTCTTTTCACCGTACTATTGGCGGAAATAATATTCG GTAACAGGATTGACTCTACAGTTTTAGATTGCATTGGAAGGCATTCATTCGTATTCTTCCTACTGGCCAACTTTATTACCGGGACTATAAACTTATGGGCACAACCCCTACTGCTGCCTATAGTATTCATGTACCCACTGTTGGTTATATACGGTATCATATGCTGCGTCGCTGTTTTGGTCATAGATCGCCACGGGCTAAAATTGCTATAA
- a CDS encoding Translation initiation factor eIF3 subunit family protein has protein sequence MAEDSDTLDCWDAYTDSEDDQPPSNVDVSSLSAKLQAQKLSESADRDFVDDLFGVPSRSGGNAIDHGNDVFSQNPITAVIPTDPLSHVSLKCLKDCDEVAKKLSQKIEQSSAKSAIWLQFLDTLFQSCEKKLELRDLQTLKRKVESAIKSKEAKQSQATFSKKKPNDVTSAKNYQDELDMLYGDLSDDDDEPLYYQ, from the exons ATGGCTGAAGACAGCGACACGCTTGACTGCTGGGACGCTTACACTGACTCTGAGGATGATCAGC CTCCGTCTAATGTTGATGTGAGTTCTCTGTCTGCTAAACTCCAGGCTCAAAA GCTGAGCGAGTCTGCTGATCGCGATTTTGTAGATGATTTGTTTGGCGTACCAAGCAGGTCTGGTGGTAACGCCATTGACCACGGTAACGACGTGTTTTCGCAGAATCCAATAACTGCCGTCA TTCCTACGGACCCCCTTTCACATGTGAGTCTGAAATGCCTAAAGGACTGTGACGAAGTAGCTAAGAAACTATCGCAGAAGATAGAGCAGAGCTCA GCTAAGAGTGCGATTTGGCTGCAGTTTCTGGATACCTTGTTCCAATCGTGCGAGAAGAAATTGGAGCTTAGGGATCTGCAGACTTTGAAGAGGAAGGTTGAGTCTGCCATCAAGTCCAAGGAAGCTAAGCAGAGCCAGGCCACCTTTTCTAAGAAGAAGCCTAATGACGTGACTAGTGCTAAGAACTACCAGGACGAGTTAGATATGCTATACGGTGATTTGAGTGACGACGACGATGAACCGTTGTACTATCAATAA